The following coding sequences lie in one Lolium perenne isolate Kyuss_39 chromosome 2, Kyuss_2.0, whole genome shotgun sequence genomic window:
- the LOC127331545 gene encoding uncharacterized protein has protein sequence MAEEKGALQSARTWIVEHKLRAVGALWLSGIAGSIAYNWSRPGMKTSVKLIHARLHAQALTLAALGGSALVEYYDHQSGSGSRVHNYAKQFLPPADTNPKKE, from the exons ATGGCGGAGGAGAAGGGCGCGCTGCAGTCGGCGAGGACGTGGATCGTGGAGCACAAGCTCCGGGCCGTCG GGGCGCTGTGGCTCTCGGGGATCGCGGGATCCATCGCGTACAACTGGTCCAGGCCCGGCATGAAGACCAGCGTCAAGCTCATCCACGCCAG GCTTCATGCTCAGGCCCTTACCCTGGCAGCCTTGGGTGGTTCGGCACTGGTGGAGTACTATGATCACCAGTCAGGTTCAGGGTCAAGAGTTCACAACTATGCAAAGCAGTTCCTTCCTCCAGCTGACACCAACCCCAAAAAGGAGTAG
- the LOC127331546 gene encoding uncharacterized protein, protein MMSSEMREERGHDLPQYGVLVSVVGGLVVAGPLFMVDGGDAVLESVKELFGPVGLLLLPVSLILLIRVLSSGYRLVDIVGLALGESLDAAHRAGRGSPLGAALALLLFLLIVYYSSSSLFGGGGGD, encoded by the coding sequence ATGATGTCGTCGGAGATGAGGGAGGAGCGCGGGCACGACCTGCCGCAGTACGGCGTCCTGGTGTCGGTGGTGGGGGGTCTGGTGGTGGCGGGGCCGCTCTTCATGGTGGACGGCGGCGACGCGGTCCTCGAGTCCGTGAAGGAGCTCTTCGGCCCCGTGGGGCTCCTGCTGCTCCCCGTCAGCCTCATCCTCCTCATCCGGGTCCTCTCCTCCGGTTACCGGCTCGTCGACATCGTCGGGCTCGCCTTGGGCGAGTCGCTTGACGCTGCCCACCGCGCTGGCCGGGGATCGCCGCTGGGGGCCGCGCTCGCGCTGCTGCTCTTCCTGCTCATCGTGTATTACAGTTCGTCGTCGCtgtttggcggcggcggcggcgactag
- the LOC127329822 gene encoding uncharacterized protein — MPPTGHQEMGAAARLLCSPVILQRPMTTASSPSRPPGFAGSAQTSLSRPPGFSTSPAQAAADHAFVATPPAADSSATAASRAGAPSHLDLLNPLFATTGESVLGTPPMSSPPGRPARRRKTLAGMAINKARACTFSLRRASTRVKARRHAAPVAQKAEALLCRTMGIVKDGELVTAQVLEEFACRFRGQIPDMALAAFRALFKLDDGAVLAADEALVAQGGVAALDVLAPEAEASA; from the coding sequence ATGCCGCCCACTGGCCACCAAGAAATGGGTGCTGCTGCACGGCTCCTCTGCTCCCCAGTCATATTGCAACGTCCCATGACCACTGCTTCCTCTCCGTCGAGGCCACCCGGCTTCGCAGGTTCGGCCCAGACCTCGCTGTCTCGTCCACCGGGCTTTAGTACATCACCTGCCCAGGCCGCTGCGGATCACGCCTTTGTGGCAACACCACCTGCCGCTGATTCATCTGCCACTGCTGCTTCCCGCGCAGGTGCTCCCTCGCATTTGGACCTGCTGAACCCGCTCTTCGCTACCACTGGAGAGAGTGTCTTGGGCACCCCTCCCATGTCCTCGCCGCCGGGACGCCCGGCCCGTCGTCGCAAGACCCTGGCAGGCATGGCCATCAACAAGGCCAGGGCCTGCACCTTCTCCCTCAGGCGGGCCAGTACCCGCGTCAAGGCCCGCCGTCATGCCGCGCCTGTCGCACAGAAGGCTGAGGCGCTGCTCTGCAGGACTATGGGCATTGTGAAGGATGGAGAGCTCGTCACGGCGCAGGTCCTCGAGGAGTTTGCATGTCGCTTCCGCGGCCAGATTCCGGACATGGCGCTGGCGGCCTTCCGCGCCTTGTTCAAGCTGGACGACGGTGCCGTGCTGGCTGCTGATGAAGCTTTGGTGGCACAAGGTGGTGTGGCTGCTTTGGATGTGCTGGCGCCTGAAGCCGAGGCCAGCGCCTGA
- the LOC139835136 gene encoding uncharacterized protein yields the protein MAENSSSPPAGSPAYIVQSPDSASMEEDKTIPEDTRCSTRLADNVNMDIMEKVSEAARKRDLEGLLKAEDKSCLTMGAQKMMTAASSIYASRPSSAAPGQLLMITEAWSCA from the exons ATGGCAGAAAATTCATCATCGCCACCTGCTGGTTCTCCGGCGTACATTGTGCAGTCTCCGGACTCGGCATCTATGGAGGAGGACAAAACTATACCTGAAGACACCAGGTGCAGCACCAGGCTTGCGGACAACGTCAACATGGACATTATGGAGAAAGTGTCCGAGGCTGCAAGAAAAAGGGATCTTGAAG GGTTACTGAAGGCCGAGGACAAAAGCTGTCTGACGATGGGCGCCCAGAAGATGATGACAGCAGCCTCGTCCATCTATGCTTCGCGCCCCAGCTCCGCCGCTCCAGGACAGCTGCTGATGATTACTGAAGCCTGGTCTTGCGCTTGA